Below is a genomic region from Flavobacterium ginsengisoli.
ATTCGCAATTTTATAAAAAACTATATATATTTGCAATCAAACACAAGGCACAACTAATGGATAGCAAAAATAGTACCATGACCCTGGAAACTTATTTTCAGGAATTTAGACAAAATATTGTCGGTATAAATCAAGAATTTACTTCGCCTTATGGCAGAAAATCAATAATTTACACAGATTGGACTGCCAGCGGAAGATTATATCGCCCAATTGAAGAAAAACTGCTAAATGCATTTGGACCTTTTGTAGCCAACACGCATACAGAAACGACTGTATCTGGTACTGCTATGACAAAAGCGTATCATCATGCAAGACACATTATTAAGCGTCACGCTAATGCGAATCATGATGATGTTTTGATTACAGACGGAACTGGAATGACGGGAGTTATCAATAAATTTCAGCGTATTTTAGGATTGAAAATTCCAGAAAACTTGAAAAGCTTTACAAATGTCCCTGCCGAGAAAAAGCCAATTGTTTTTATTTCGCATATGGAGCATCATTCTAATCAGACTTCTTGGTTAGAAACTATTGCAGATGTTGAAATTATTCCGTCTTGTGAAAAAGGACTTTTTAATTTAGAGAACCTTGAAGCTTTACTTGAAAAATATAAAGATAGAACGATAAAAATTGCTTCTATTACAGCATGTTCGAATGTTACGGGTTTAAGAACGCCTTTTCACGAAGCAACGAAAATTAATGCATCACTATAATGGTGTTTGTTTTGTTGATTTTGCTTGTTCTGGACCTTATGTAGAAATTGATATGCATCCAGCAGACCCAGAATCTTATTTAGATGCTGTTTTTATGTCTCCGCATAAATTCTTAGGAGGTCCAGGAACATCTGGTGTTTTAATTTTCAATAAGAAATTATACAACAATATGATTCCTGATTGCCCGGGAGGAGGAACGGTAAGTTGGACAAATCCGTGGGGAGAACATAAATATATTGATAATATTGAAGATCGCGAAGATGGAGGAACTCCTGGTTTTCTTCAAGTTATCAAAACTGCTTTGGCAATTGAGTTAAAAGAAGAAATGGGAATTGAAAACATAATGGAGCGTGAGCACGAAATTGTTGATTATGTTTTCTCTCAATTAGAACCAGTTGAAAATATTAAAATTTTAGCAGGTCAGCATAAAGAACGTCTTGGTGTAATTTCATTTTTCATTGATGATCTTCACTTCAACTTAGGAGTTAAGATTTTAAATGATCGTTTTGGAATTCAGACTAGAGGAGGGTGCAGCTGCGCAGGAACTTACGGTCACTATTTATTACATGTTGATCAAGAAACATCTAATAAATTGGTTAATGAAATTACGATTGGCGATTTAATCAAAAAACCGGGATGGATTAGAATGTCGATTCACCCGACAACTACTTATGAAGAAATTGCTTTTGTTTGCAGAAGTATAAAAGAGTTAGTCGCAAATCATAAAGCTTGGGCTTTGGATTATTCTTATGATAAAGAGCGTAATGAGTTTATTCATAAAGATGCAACTTCTTTTGAAGATGAATTAGTGGAAAGCTGGTTTAAATCTTAAGCCCTAATACTTAAAAGGCTTATATTTTTTTTAGCCACAGATTAAAAAGATTAAAGGATTTATAAAAAATATGTCTGAAACTTTCTAATCTGTGGCTAATTTTTTTAACGAAAAGAGCGCAAAGATTTTTATAGATTTTGTGTGATAATCTTTGTGTTTATTGAGGTCGCAAAGGAGAAAAACTGACTTTTTTTTGCTAAAAGTTTCAGAACTGTTGAGTTTGTTATTTCTTATGAAAACTAAACTTCTAATTTAGCCCCGATAGAAGTGAAAATCCTTTTGTGGTGGGGTTCACCGCAAAAGATTGAAACGAATAGCGGGACTGGACGTCTTGAGAAAACGAATTTTTCTGCTTTTAAAAAATTACATAATCAATCGAACACCACCTAAATCGGCAACACGATAGGAGAATTTATTTCCAGGCGAGCCGATAAACATAAAGTTTTTGGGGATTTTCCATTTCTCAGAAAGTTCATCAATGATTTCTGGACCAAATACACCGTCAATTTCTATGTATTCAATGTCTAGCCCTCCATAAGCACGATCTAAAACTTCTAAGTCTTTCTTTAGCACTTCGTTGTTTACAGTGTCTTTTTTGACATGAACAATTTTTAATTTCTTAGTTGTTTCGTTGTCTTCAACATATTGCAAAACTTTATTTAAGATTGTTATATCGTCTCCTTTTGTAAAGAAAACAAATTCTTGCGAATTGATTTCAGAGCTAAGTTTCTCCAAATAACGATTACTGAGAATCACCATTTTACGTAGCGGCTGATAGAAATATTCTAAAGCTTCAATTAATAAACGGATTAAGGTAACGCGATTGAGCATAATTCCGATAAAGATTAAGGCCGGAACCATGTATTGTAAAAAAGTGTAAAATGAATTGATATTAAGGAGCATGTTTCCGAAAAATGTCGCAATCACCGAAGCTACCGCAATAACAACTGAAATGCCACGAGCACGCTCTGGTCTAGGAAGTTTTCTGCGTTTGTATTTTAAGAGTAAATTTCCAATTCCGAAAAGTGCCATTACAGCTAGGAAAGAAAAGGTATAAACTCCAGCTAAAGATTCTAAATGTCCGTTTGTTGCAAAAAGAACTGAAATACAAAGAATTAAAAAACTTAAAACAATTCTATAGTGAGAACCTCTTTTATTTTGTTTTAAAAAATAATTAGGTAAAATACGGTCTAATGTCATTCGATTTAAAAGCCCAGAAACTCCCACAAATGAAGTCAAAACGGCTCCGCAAAGTACCATTACAGCATCAATAGAAATGAGCCAAGCAAGCCATGAACCACCAGTGGTTTCTCCTAAATGTGCCAGAAGCGATTCCTTGTTTTCGCCTACTTCTGTAAGTGGAATTACACTTATTAACAAAATAGCAATTACCGGATTGAAGAAACTCACTATTCCCCACATGTTACCAAGTGTTTTTGGAAAAACGCCTTGTTCCTGTTCTTCTACAAAGTTGGCTGAACTTTCAAAACCAGAAATCCCTAACATAGCGGCAGAAAAACCTAGAAAAAGAGCTGTTTCAATACTTCCAGACGTAATTGGAGTTTGCCAATTAATATGAAAAGTATCTAAACCATGAGTCAAAACAAACCAGATTGATGCCAAAACAAGCAAAGCCAAGGTTCCAATATGCGTCATAAAAATAATAACTGCTACAAATGCAGATTCTCCGATTCCTAAAATAGCTAATCCTGTAAAAAGTACTAAAACTACCACCGTTGCTATAGTTACATTAAGATTCTCAAAGATTCCGTGTAGGTAATGCATTCCTTCAGAAGCTGAAATTACAGCAGTTGCCATATAAGATAAAACCGTTAACGTTGCAGCCAAGGAAGCTAAACGTTTTGTTGAAGTGTTTAATAAAACATTGTAAGCTCCTCCGTTTAAAGGAATTGCACCAACAACTTCTGCATAAATTTTTTCTGAAAAGAAACAATACTGCAAGCAACAATTAAAAGAGAAATCCAAGCATATTGTCCTGCATATAAGATGGTCAAAGCTGAAACATATAGACAAGAAGAGCTAATATCGTTTCCACAAATTGCAGTTGCCTGTAATTGATTTAATTTTTTGTGTACGATTTCTTTCATCAGTATTGATAATTAACACTTTTAATAAAATTTAAGTAACAAAATAATTATAATCGAACGTAGGCAGATAATGTATAAAATACGAAAAATACTTTGTGCTGTTTTATTTGCTTTTTGGAACTGTCTAAGCGCCGATAGCGCTTGTGCCTGAACTTTTTTCTGAAAAAATCCTGTCCATCCCAATAAATAACCAGTTAAGCCAAAGGCTTGTTTTGACCATTTCCAAACGTCAAAGTTATCAGTGTGTTTGATAATTAATCCGTCTTGAAAGATAAATTCGGCCGAGATTTTATTAATAACTTCTCTATTTGTTTTGCTAAAGTTATATGTAGCAGTCCAATTTGCCGAACCAGTTGAATCGTCTGCCTTTACGTTTGAAAATTCGATTTTTAGCTTGCCTTTACTTTTTAAAAGCAACATTTCCCACATTTTAGAAACCTGTTCTTCTTTTAATAAACCAAAAGCTGGATCAATAAAATGAACTTTCGGATGATAGCATTCACTCATTGTTTTAGCATCTGCATTTGCGAAAGCGGTATAGAATTTTGTTATTAAGGCTTCATTTGGATTCATAAAAAAATATTTATGTTAAATATAAGATTTATTAGATTAAAAAATCATTATAAAACACTAATTTCTTTAGCTGTATCAAATGTTTTTTTAGATTTATCAAATGCAGTTGAGAAATACTTCATTTTATTATAAGCTGTAAAATGACCGGTTAGATTTCCAGAAATGTCTGGCCCGCCAACAATTATAAATCGTACAGCATAAATATCTGTCTTTTTAAGTTTTAGCCATTCTGCAGCTGTAAAATAGTAATAAGCAGTTGTTGTTCCGTCTGCAGATTCTTTTACATTTTTGTCTGTACATGCAATAACATCAGCATTTGTCAGATCGACATAAACACCACCAGCTATTTTTGCTTTGTCACTTGCTGTAGAAATGGTTAGTTTTAAAACACCTCCTTTATCTGTTTTAGCTATTTGAACATTGATTTCGCCAGAGTAAGCATATTTATCGCAGATAAAAGGGTATTCCTGCGTTGCAGGATAAGGTGCTGAACCTTTAACGCTTATGGTTTGCTGTGCTGAAGCAAAAGTTGAAACAAATAACAACAGGAGTAGTGGAAGTTTAAAATTCATATATATATAGTATTTATTGATCAGCTAATTTGGCATCAAATTTCTCATCCCAATCCATTGATTTTATGGCAGAAATAAGATTGTCTTCATTTACAAAAATGCGCAATTCTTTATTGGCCACTTTTTTGGTGTACAATGCATGATAGCGGTAAATGACTTCATGTTTGGTTTTGTAAACTCCGTCTAATTTTAAGTCTATGAAACTTCCATAGTATTGCCTAAATCTTTGGCAGGTTTTAGTTAAACGCTCTTCTGTAGTGTTTTCCATAACCGATTTAGTTACTTCAGTTTCATTAAAAGGTTTAAATTTTGAAGTGTTACAAGTTTCTAAAACTCTCTTTCCTAAATCATAGGCTTTTCGTCTGCTGATTTGCACTTACTTCTTCTCCAGAAACTTTTTTAATTTTTAAATCTTCCGTATCTCTACTTACTGTTTTCGATTTACATCCAATTAATAATAACAAACATATAATCAATCCTGCTTTCTTCATAACTATTTAAGTAATTTTTAATAATAAGTTAGGATCGGGACAATTTTCGATATAAAAGTTTAGGTCTTTTGTATTGCATACACCAGGATAATCTCCCCAGTAATCACCAATTTTATGGATAATCTGAAAGTGGACATGCGGCGCATAATCCCCATTTACTAAAGCGCTTCCTAAAGTCGCAATCTTTTCACCTTTCTTAAATTGGTCTCCGATATTTAAATTTTCTATACTTTCTAACGATAAATGTCCATATAAAGTATAAAATTTTTCATTTTCAATTTCATGCTCCAATATAATAGTAGGCCCATAGTCTCCCAATCCAATATTATTTTTAAAACTATGAACTGTTCCATCAAGTGCAGCAAGCACAACTGTTCCTTCTTCTGCCCAAAGATCTAGACCAATATGAATATTACGTTCTGGTCTAGAAGCATCCAAAAAATGGGGCTTCTTTGATATAGAAATCTTCCTTCTATATAACCGCCAAATGCAACTTTAGCGCTATTTTCTTTAAGAAAATTTGAAATGTATTTTTCAAAATCTTCTGAGGTATCTAATTTCTGACTTATTAATTCTTCATTTGAAACCGATAAATTTAACGGCGTATATTCTGAGATATTAATTGAGGCATCAATAATTTTAGTAGGTGGTAGAGAATTTAAGATTGAGGCTAGGGGTTTCATGAAATTTAAGCTACTTTATTAATTATTATTAATTCATTGTGGACTTCTATTCGGGGAAGCATTTTGGTTTGAAATAATTTAGGATTTACTTCTGCAACATACTTTCTATTTCTAATATTATGTGCTTCATCTAATATCATGGTATTGAATAAAATAAAACCATCATCTTTTAGAAGCGTACAGATTCTATCTACAAAAAACTTTTCAAACAAGAAATTCGGCATATGAGTGTCTTCAAAAATGTCAATTATAATAAGATCGTACTTATCTTTTGTTTTTAGAACAAATTCAAATGCATCATCAATAACAACTTCCAATTCCTTAATTTGGTAAAGATTAAAATACTTATTAGCAATTTGGATCATATCTGGATCGATTTCTACTCCAGTTATTTTTTCCTTGTATTCAATCTCATTTACTAATGTTTTAACGACACTTCCACCAGCAACTCCCAATAAAAGAATATGCTCCATTTCTTTAATTTTCTGATAACCAATATTTCTAAGCCCGTATCTTAATATACGTTGCAAACTTCCGTATGAATAATTTGTGTTTTCAGTGTCTAATACTAATTCTCCATTTGCCCACGTG
It encodes:
- a CDS encoding APC family permease, whose translation is MQYCFFSEKIYAEVVGAIPLNGGAYNVLLNTSTKRLASLAATLTVLSYMATAVISASEGMHYLHGIFENLNVTIATVVVLVLFTGLAILGIGESAFVAVIIFMTHIGTLALLVLASIWFVLTHGLDTFHINWQTPITSGSIETALFLGFSAAMLGISGFESSANFVEEQEQGVFPKTLGNMWGIVSFFNPVIAILLISVIPLTEVGENKESLLAHLGETTGGSWLAWLISIDAVMVLCGAVLTSFVGVSGLLNRMTLDRILPNYFLKQNKRGSHYRIVLSFLILCISVLFATNGHLESLAGVYTFSFLAVMALFGIGNLLLKYKRRKLPRPERARGISVVIAVASVIATFFGNMLLNINSFYTFLQYMVPALIFIGIMLNRVTLIRLLIEALEYFYQPLRKMVILSNRYLEKLSSEINSQEFVFFTKGDDITILNKVLQYVEDNETTKKLKIVHVKKDTVNNEVLKKDLEVLDRAYGGLDIEYIEIDGVFGPEIIDELSEKWKIPKNFMFIGSPGNKFSYRVADLGGVRLIM
- a CDS encoding spermidine synthase, producing MIQKFFSYIIPIKIFKKKSARSKMIEVTWANGELVLDTENTNYSYGSLQRILRYGLRNIGYQKIKEMEHILLLGVAGGSVVKTLVNEIEYKEKITGVEIDPDMIQIANKYFNLYQIKELEVVIDDAFEFVLKTKDKYDLIIIDIFEDTHMPNFLFEKFFVDRICTLLKDDGFILFNTMILDEAHNIRNRKYVAEVNPKLFQTKMLPRIEVHNELIIINKVA
- a CDS encoding nuclear transport factor 2 family protein — encoded protein: MNPNEALITKFYTAFANADAKTMSECYHPKVHFIDPAFGLLKEEQVSKMWEMLLLKSKGKLKIEFSNVKADDSTGSANWTATYNFSKTNREVINKISAEFIFQDGLIIKHTDNFDVWKWSKQAFGLTGYLLGWTGFFQKKVQAQALSALRQFQKANKTAQSIFRILYIICLRSIIIILLLKFY